A window of Ictidomys tridecemlineatus isolate mIctTri1 chromosome 1, mIctTri1.hap1, whole genome shotgun sequence contains these coding sequences:
- the LOC101969875 gene encoding histone PARylation factor 1, with the protein MVGGGGKRRPTREGQQCEKAVDVKKSKSCEADVSSDLRKEVEDHYKLFLPEDFYHFWKFCEELDPEKPADSLSTSLGLRLVGPYDILAGKHKMKKKSLGLNFNLHRRFYYDPPEFQTIIIGDNKTQYHMGYFRDSPDELPVYVGIHEAKKNCTIIQNGDNVFAAVKLFLMKKLKEVTDKKKASLLKNVDEKLTEAARKLGYSLEQRTLKMKQRDKKVVTKTFHSAGLVVPVDKNDVGYRELPETDADLKRICKTIVEERLKAFAPIQEMMTFVQFANDECDYGMGLELGMDLFCYGSHYFHKVAGQLLPLAYNLLKRNLFAEIIEDHLANRSKENVDQLAG; encoded by the coding sequence ATGGTTGGCGGCGGTGGCAAGCGCAGGCCCACCAGGGAGGGGCAGCAGTGTGAAAAAGCAGTTGATGTGAAGAAGAGTAAATCCTGTGAAGCTGATGTCTCTAGTGACCTTCGCAAAGAAGTAGAAGATCATTATAAGCTTTTCCTACCTGAAGATTTCTATCACTTCTGGAAGTTTTGTGAAGAACTTGATCCTGAAAAGCCAGCTGATTCACTTTCCACAAGTCTTGGACTTCGATTAGTGGGTCCGTATGATATTCTGGctggaaaacataaaatgaagaaaaaatcatTAGGTTTGAACTTTAATCTTCACCGGAGGTTTTACTATGATCCTCCTGAGTTCCAGACCATTATTATTGGCGATAATAAAACTCAGTACCACATGGGGTATTTCAGGGATTCTCCTGATGAACTGCCTGTATATGTCGGTATAcatgaagcaaagaaaaattgtACAATTATTCAAAATGGAGATAATGTGTTTGCTGCagtcaaattatttttgatgaaaaaacTTAAAGAAGTAACAGATAAAAAGAAAGCTAGTCTGTTGAAAAACGTAGATGAAAAACTCACAGAAGCAGCCAGAAAACTGGGGTACTCACTTGAACAGAGAACCCTGAAGATGAAACAGAGAGATAAGAAAGTCGTGACAAAGACCTTTCACAGTGCAGGTTTGGTTGTTCCAGTAGATAAAAATGATGTTGGGTACAGAGAGCTCCCCGAAACAGATGCTGACCTCAAGAGAATTTGCAAGACAATTGTTGAGGAGAGACTGAAAGCATTCGCTCCCATTCAGGAAATGATGACTTTTGTGCAGTTTGCCAATGATGAGTGTGATTATGGCATGGGGCTAGAGCTGGGAATGGACCTCTTTTGCTATGGTTCACACTATTTTCATAAAGTAGCTGGCCAGCTTTTACCTCTTGCATATAATCTGTTGAAGAGGAATCTGTTTGCAGAAATTATTGAAGATCATCTGGCAAACAGAAGTAAAGAGAACGTAGACCAACTTGCAGGATGA